CTTGGCCATGACGATTTGCTTCAAGAAGTCGGCCAGTTCGGCTTGTTCGGCGGGCGTCCAGGCGGATTCGGTCCCGGCAGGGAAGCCGACGACCGGCTCGACGTTGTCCCAAATCCAAAGCACGGGAACTTGCTGGAGAATCTGGAGGACGAGGCGGCGGCGGGCGACGTTGTCGTTCAGGGCGTGCCACTCGATGCCGCCGGCTTGCAGGGCCGGGGCGAACACCTGGCCAATCTGGTTCAGCACGTTGGTCAGGTCGGTGTGGGTCTCGAAGGAGGTCAGCAGGACGGCGGGCTGGGGACCGAGGCCGCCGGTCTGGGCGTACCAGCGGGCGAACTCGACGGCGGTGGCGGATTTGCCCTGGCCGGCGTAGGCGTGCAGGAGGACGACGGGGTGGAGGTCGAAGGCGCGGTCGAGCAGGAGGAGGGTTTCGTCGCGGCCCACGAAGCCGGTGTCGGGGACGTAGCGGCGGAGCGCGGGATTGGTCTGGGCGGGGTCAAGTTCGGGGCGGTTGAGTTCGAGGCCGGGAGCGGCGGCTTTGGGCGGCAGCAGGTGGACGGGCATGGCTTCATAGACGACGGGCACGAACCAATCTTGCAACGTATGGCTCTGGAGGGTGACCCAACGGTCGGGATTGCGGGCAAGGTGCTTGCGGCCTTCGCTGGCGGCCTCGCCGAAGGGGCGGCCCTGGGCCAGCGCGGCGTAGAGCTGGCCGATGTATTGCGCGGCGGTGACGACGAAAACGCTGTATCTCATGCCGAGCACCGCGGGGATGCCCTGGTCAATGACGGCCTGGGCGAGCGAGCCGATGGCGCGGACTTCGTCGTGGACGTTCTCGAATGCGGAATGCGGAGTGCGGAGTGCGGAATCAGCTTGCTCGGGGGCGGTCTGCTTCTCGTGTTCGCCGGTGGCTTCGTGCATGGCGGATTGGCAGGCGTTGAGGACGAGCACGGGCACACCGGTGTCGTGGAGGAGTTTGCCGAGTTCGCCGCCGGAGACGGGGCGCAGGTTTTCCAGGCTGCCGGGATGCTCGAAGAGGAGATAGCCATGCTTGCCATTGTGCTTGCTGCCGAGCATGAGAGGGCTGATGGCCTTTACCCAGTCAGCCAGGGTGGTTTTGCTCAGATCCTCATAAACGCCGTGTCCGTCGAAGTGAACGATGTGGAAGGGGTGTCCGGCGGCTTTGGCGTCGGTGAGTACCTTCTGGAGTTGTTCGAAGGTGGGCGGGCGCAGGGCGGTGATGTCGAAGCGGGCGAGGTCTTTGCCCAAGTCCTGCAAGAGCCGGTTGGCCACGGCCCGGAGTTCGACGTCGTTTCGGCCGCCCGGCCGGCAGACGACGTAAAGCAGCCGGAGACGTCCGGCGGCGGCGGGCGGGACGGGAATGAAAGCAGTGTTCGGGTTTGACTGGACGCGGACGAAGGATTGGACACGCAGGGCGATGGCGGAATCGGACTGCGGGTCGCGCATGAGTTCCCACGGGATGGAAGCGGCTTCAGCGATACCGGTGGTGATTTCGATCCGCAAGTCCGCCAGATCATCGAGGATCTTGTCGAAAATACGTTGCACGTCGCGGTTGCCCTCAAGGATGCTCTCGTACAGTTCGATGCCCCGCCGCTTCATCCAGTCTTCGATCTGGTTGACCTGCACATCCTCGACGGCTACGGCGGCGGTGAGGTAGTCTTCCATGTACCAGCGAAGCTCCTCCTGCTCCGGATCGGTAAGGTTGAAGGCGATTGTGGCCTCGGCCGTGAGGTCTGCCTGACCGGGACGCTTCAGGAGGAGCCGAATCTTGTGCTTCTTGCCGGCGGCCGTCTGTCGGATTTGGAGTGTCGGGTGTTCAGCCATTTTCGTTTCCTCAGTCAGCCTTTCTTGGTCAAATTCGCGAACAGGTTGAGCACCGCGCCGAGCGGTCCTTGTTTGAGTTCGATCAATTCGGCTTTGAAGTGCCAGCGGCCGTCTTTGTCGCGTTCGATGACCGCCTTGGTCTTGAGCAGCAGGAGAACGCAAACCAAGGCACCGAGACCGGGATCGAAGGCGTAAGGCTTAGGCGCCGGTTCGGCGATGATGGATTCGATGGTGCGGGCTTGCGGCGCGTCCTGCGCCCACCAGACCAGGGCGGCACGCGCCAGGTCGGCGTCGCGGACACCAGAACTGGGTTCAACTCCGGTGGTCAGCGGTGGTAGAATTTGGGCCAATTGAGCGACATCGGGCACGTCCCCTTTCGGGCGTGCCCGGGCCAAGGCACGAAGCACGCGAAGCGCGGTTTCGTCGTCAAGGTGTTCGATCTCGATGGACATGTCTATTTCCTTTCGAATTCGGGGTCAGACATAGTTTTTCCTGTTTCCCATGACGCCTCCTTTTGGATCGTTCCCGAATAATTATGCCACGCCGCGGCATCCAAGAAAAAACCCTGCCACGATCCCCGCAGCGAATGCCATGGCAAATGGCCCATGGAAACTGGCATCTTGATTGGCTCAACATGGCGACAGGAAATCGGATTCAACGTTTAATGTCAAACAGAGAATGAACTATACTATGAATGAACCTTATTCCAACCATCGGCTTTCTGAGTTTCGGATTTTCCTGTCCAGCCTGTCTGTGTCTTGCCCCTCCGAATTTCCCTCCCGGAGGCAACCACCTTCCCTAAACCTGTGTTACGCTGCTCCCATGAATGGATTGAAAACGAATCTGAATCGAACAGTAACTTTGAACTGCGTGCGGCCAGGCCGGGCGGGCATCAATGGTCAGCGCCGTTACTGCAGTTTTCCCGGATCTTGTCCATCAGGCTCATTCTGTCCAAATAT
This sequence is a window from Verrucomicrobiota bacterium. Protein-coding genes within it:
- a CDS encoding CHAT domain-containing protein: MAEHPTLQIRQTAAGKKHKIRLLLKRPGQADLTAEATIAFNLTDPEQEELRWYMEDYLTAAVAVEDVQVNQIEDWMKRRGIELYESILEGNRDVQRIFDKILDDLADLRIEITTGIAEAASIPWELMRDPQSDSAIALRVQSFVRVQSNPNTAFIPVPPAAAGRLRLLYVVCRPGGRNDVELRAVANRLLQDLGKDLARFDITALRPPTFEQLQKVLTDAKAAGHPFHIVHFDGHGVYEDLSKTTLADWVKAISPLMLGSKHNGKHGYLLFEHPGSLENLRPVSGGELGKLLHDTGVPVLVLNACQSAMHEATGEHEKQTAPEQADSALRTPHSAFENVHDEVRAIGSLAQAVIDQGIPAVLGMRYSVFVVTAAQYIGQLYAALAQGRPFGEAASEGRKHLARNPDRWVTLQSHTLQDWFVPVVYEAMPVHLLPPKAAAPGLELNRPELDPAQTNPALRRYVPDTGFVGRDETLLLLDRAFDLHPVVLLHAYAGQGKSATAVEFARWYAQTGGLGPQPAVLLTSFETHTDLTNVLNQIGQVFAPALQAGGIEWHALNDNVARRRLVLQILQQVPVLWIWDNVEPVVGFPAGTESAWTPAEQAELADFLKQIVMAKGTQARILLTSRRDEQEWLGGIPHRVEMPRMRSSAAAALARSLGAERKIAREEIADWQPLLDYCHGNPLTLRVIVGQAIRMKLSGREPIANFVEAIRSGEQAIEDTDERQGRDKSLGASLDYGFRHAFKDDELPIVALLHLFQGTVDVRSLQLAGAVGDHALPELKGKTKEHLTSVLDRARETGLLTHLGGTWYTIHPALPWFLRQLFARHYDGQAGRSTATAALRAWVEAIGALGNYYHDQFCAGNRAVIQFLALEEANLLHARRTARRHGWWDPVTSAMQGLDELYGYQGRLSEWSRLVAEITPDYCTQDDAPISGREDQYSLIMGYRVRLAQDHARDLPRAAALQEERVAWNRQQAAPDLALPPDAALDPNQRNRIRSLGVSLEWLCHILREQNNPGCVAAYEECIRLYQRIQDTAGEATTCANLGHAYMQIPAIRNLDTAEGAYQRSLAACRT